A section of the Enterococcus montenegrensis genome encodes:
- a CDS encoding BMP family lipoprotein, with amino-acid sequence MKKAKLFGLATVALASIMLLGACGGGGSNRDSTGGGSDKGTDAKHSAAIVTDIGGIDDRSFNQSAWEGLQAWGKEHNLKKGVGGFNYFQSNDASQYTTNIDNAVSNGFKTVFGVGYLLTDSIGQAADQNPDNNFVIIDSVIDGKKNVVSATFKDNEASYLAGYAAAYTTKTNKVGFIGGEEGAVIDRFDAGFTQGVKDAAKKLNKEITIENEYAASFNDAAKGKALAAAMYRDGVDVIFHASGGTGAGVFSEAKELNKKSTEAELKDKKVWVLGVDSDQEAEGKFQTSDGKDDNCTLASTLKGVGAAVQDISNRALEDKFPGGEHLVYGLKDGGVDLTEGFLSDDAKAAIKEVKTEVADGKIEVPEVPKDVK; translated from the coding sequence ATGAAAAAAGCAAAATTATTTGGTCTGGCAACAGTTGCGTTAGCATCCATTATGTTGTTAGGTGCCTGCGGTGGCGGCGGAAGTAACAGAGACAGCACTGGTGGCGGTTCAGATAAGGGCACAGATGCAAAACATAGTGCTGCAATCGTAACTGACATCGGCGGAATCGATGACCGTTCTTTCAACCAATCAGCTTGGGAAGGTTTACAAGCTTGGGGTAAAGAACACAATTTGAAAAAAGGTGTGGGTGGTTTTAACTACTTCCAATCAAACGACGCATCTCAATACACAACAAACATTGACAATGCCGTTTCAAATGGTTTTAAAACAGTCTTTGGTGTAGGGTATTTATTAACTGATTCAATCGGACAAGCAGCAGATCAAAACCCTGATAATAATTTCGTTATTATTGATAGTGTTATTGATGGCAAAAAGAACGTTGTTTCTGCAACATTTAAAGACAACGAAGCTTCATATTTAGCAGGTTATGCTGCAGCCTATACGACAAAAACAAATAAAGTCGGCTTCATCGGTGGTGAAGAAGGCGCTGTAATCGATCGTTTCGATGCTGGTTTTACGCAAGGGGTTAAAGATGCAGCGAAAAAATTAAACAAAGAAATTACAATCGAAAACGAATATGCTGCTTCATTTAACGATGCCGCTAAAGGTAAAGCTTTAGCAGCAGCAATGTACCGTGACGGCGTAGACGTAATTTTCCACGCTTCTGGCGGTACTGGTGCTGGTGTCTTCTCTGAAGCAAAAGAATTAAACAAAAAATCTACTGAAGCAGAATTAAAAGACAAAAAAGTTTGGGTTTTAGGTGTGGATAGTGATCAAGAAGCAGAAGGTAAATTCCAAACTTCTGATGGTAAAGACGATAACTGTACATTAGCTTCTACACTTAAAGGTGTAGGTGCTGCGGTACAAGATATTTCTAACCGTGCTTTAGAAGACAAATTCCCTGGTGGCGAACACTTGGTATATGGTCTTAAAGACGGTGGCGTTGACTTGACTGAAGGTTTCTTATCAGACGATGCAAAAGCAGCAATTAAAGAAGTTAAAACTGAAGTTGCTGACGGCAAAATCGAAGTACCAGAAGTACCAAAAGACGTTAAATAA
- a CDS encoding cytidine deaminase translates to MKAKTEWINVATEALDKAYVPYSHFPVGACLVTKAGKIYQGLNIENASYGLANCAERTAFFKAVSEGEREFSHLVVAGHTPEPISPCGACRQVMAEFCSPEMPVTLVGDHGVTKETTVGELLPYSFTDKDFD, encoded by the coding sequence ATGAAAGCAAAAACAGAATGGATTAACGTGGCAACCGAAGCTTTAGATAAAGCCTACGTGCCTTACTCACATTTTCCGGTGGGTGCGTGTTTGGTCACCAAAGCAGGAAAAATTTATCAAGGTTTGAATATTGAAAATGCTTCTTATGGGCTAGCAAACTGCGCCGAACGGACTGCCTTTTTTAAAGCCGTATCAGAAGGCGAAAGAGAATTTAGTCATTTAGTAGTAGCAGGACATACACCAGAACCAATTTCACCATGTGGCGCTTGTCGGCAGGTGATGGCAGAATTCTGTTCACCAGAGATGCCCGTGACGTTAGTTGGCGATCATGGTGTGACAAAAGAAACCACAGTAGGAGAATTATTACCATATTCTTTTACCGATAAAGATTTTGACTAG
- a CDS encoding SGNH/GDSL hydrolase family protein — protein sequence MKKIVIMGDSIAAGFFEGQVTDLLNEYVTDTLTGMGFPDYTVVNLGERGASSTTALEQLPKAEAENPDFVAINVGINDAINNRENVKEYGENLKKMITAFPAEKVILVGPSWVDLTIKTAGNKETLVKYIAMAKDIAQETGVNYIDMYHHMEVYPDPAEFLQSDGLHPSKFGYHLLGALIARDIKNKLLG from the coding sequence ATGAAAAAAATTGTAATAATGGGCGATAGTATCGCAGCCGGTTTTTTTGAAGGGCAAGTCACAGACTTATTAAATGAATATGTGACAGATACACTAACAGGGATGGGCTTTCCAGATTATACGGTCGTTAATTTGGGAGAACGTGGTGCGTCAAGTACTACAGCTTTGGAACAATTACCTAAAGCAGAAGCTGAAAATCCTGATTTTGTCGCAATTAATGTTGGCATTAATGATGCTATCAACAATCGTGAGAACGTGAAAGAATACGGCGAAAACTTGAAAAAAATGATTACGGCTTTTCCAGCTGAAAAAGTCATTTTAGTTGGCCCAAGCTGGGTAGATCTGACGATTAAAACTGCCGGAAATAAAGAAACACTCGTGAAATATATTGCAATGGCAAAAGATATCGCACAAGAAACTGGTGTGAACTACATTGATATGTATCATCATATGGAAGTTTACCCAGACCCAGCTGAATTTTTACAAAGTGATGGTTTACATCCATCAAAATTCGGGTATCATCTATTAGGAGCGCTAATTGCGCGGGATATTAAAAATAAACTATTAGGATGA
- the deoC gene encoding deoxyribose-phosphate aldolase, which yields MELNRMIDHTILKADATQEDVLRIIEEAKQYHFYSVCINPTWVSFAAEQLKGEPTAVCTVIGFPLGANTSEVKAYETTDAINNGADEVDMVINIGALKSAQFKKVQQDIEAVVKAAKDKALVKVIIETALLNNEEIVKACELAKAAGADFVKTSTGFSTGGAVVEDVRLMRQTVGPEMGVKASGGIHNEQEAMAMVEAGANRLGTSASVAIVTGSQGGGY from the coding sequence ATGGAATTAAATCGCATGATCGATCATACAATTTTAAAAGCAGACGCAACACAAGAAGATGTGTTACGTATTATTGAAGAAGCAAAACAATACCATTTTTATTCTGTCTGCATCAACCCAACTTGGGTAAGTTTTGCGGCAGAACAGTTAAAAGGTGAACCAACAGCTGTTTGTACGGTGATTGGCTTTCCTTTAGGGGCAAACACATCAGAAGTTAAAGCCTATGAAACAACAGATGCCATCAATAATGGTGCAGATGAAGTGGATATGGTAATCAATATTGGTGCGCTAAAATCTGCCCAATTTAAAAAAGTTCAACAAGATATTGAAGCGGTGGTAAAGGCAGCGAAAGATAAAGCCTTAGTTAAAGTGATTATTGAAACAGCGCTACTAAATAACGAAGAAATCGTAAAAGCTTGTGAATTAGCTAAAGCAGCAGGAGCAGATTTTGTGAAAACTTCAACTGGTTTTTCAACTGGGGGGGCTGTGGTAGAAGATGTACGCTTGATGCGTCAAACAGTCGGACCAGAAATGGGTGTGAAGGCTTCTGGGGGCATTCATAATGAACAAGAAGCAATGGCAATGGTAGAAGCGGGTGCTAACCGGCTGGGTACTTCGGCTAGTGTAGCAATCGTGACTGGCTCCCAAGGCGGCGGCTACTAA
- a CDS encoding ABC transporter ATP-binding protein produces the protein MRHITKAFGDFKANDDINLRVKPGEIHALLGENGAGKSTLMNVLSGLLEPTSGDIFMNGQKVNITSPTAANKLGIGMVHQHFMLVDAFTVTENIILGSEPTKAGVIDRKKARAEIMRVSEQYGLAVDPDAYVRDISVGMQQRVEILKTLYRGAEVLIFDEPTAVLTPQEIDELITIMHGLVKEGKSIILITHKLDEIKKVADQCTVIRRGKGIGTVTVKDVTSQELADMMVGRAVSFKTPKKDANPQEVILSVENLVVKESRGLEAVKNLSLQVRAGEVLGIAGIDGNGQSELIQALTGLRKVESGKVFLDGDDITNKKPRQIVEKGVGHVPEDRHKYGLVLEMTLAENMALQTYYQEPLSKNGFLNYGEINEKARDLIKEYDVRTTNELVPAKALSGGNQQKAIIAREIDRNPDLLIVANPTRGLDVGAIEFIHKRLIEQRDKFKAVLLVSFELEEILNVSDRIVVLHAGEIVGEVTPQETSEKELGLLMAGYSLEEARAELAKESTQAQTEEVGEAVE, from the coding sequence ATGCGGCATATCACCAAAGCTTTCGGCGATTTCAAAGCCAATGACGATATCAATCTACGGGTCAAACCAGGCGAAATTCACGCTCTCTTAGGCGAAAATGGTGCCGGTAAGTCAACATTGATGAATGTTTTGTCAGGATTATTAGAACCAACTTCTGGTGATATTTTCATGAATGGACAAAAAGTAAATATTACCAGTCCGACGGCTGCCAACAAATTAGGTATCGGAATGGTGCACCAGCATTTTATGTTAGTGGATGCTTTTACTGTGACAGAAAATATCATTTTAGGTAGTGAACCAACAAAAGCTGGCGTGATTGACCGCAAAAAAGCGCGAGCAGAAATTATGCGCGTTTCAGAGCAATATGGTTTGGCTGTTGATCCAGACGCTTATGTCAGAGATATTTCTGTGGGGATGCAACAACGGGTGGAAATTTTAAAAACGTTGTATCGTGGTGCCGAAGTATTGATCTTTGATGAACCAACAGCGGTATTAACGCCACAAGAGATTGATGAATTAATCACCATTATGCATGGCTTAGTCAAAGAGGGTAAATCGATTATTCTAATCACCCATAAGTTAGATGAAATTAAAAAAGTGGCGGACCAGTGTACTGTTATTCGTCGTGGTAAAGGAATTGGTACCGTAACAGTTAAAGATGTTACCAGTCAAGAATTAGCTGATATGATGGTAGGCCGCGCAGTTTCCTTTAAAACACCGAAGAAAGATGCCAATCCACAAGAAGTTATCTTGTCGGTTGAAAATCTAGTGGTCAAAGAAAGCCGCGGTTTAGAGGCTGTGAAAAACTTAAGCTTGCAAGTTAGAGCAGGTGAGGTTTTAGGGATTGCTGGTATTGATGGAAACGGTCAATCAGAATTGATTCAAGCGCTAACGGGTTTACGCAAAGTTGAAAGTGGCAAAGTCTTTTTAGACGGCGATGATATCACTAATAAAAAACCGCGCCAAATCGTGGAAAAAGGCGTAGGTCACGTACCTGAAGACCGTCACAAATATGGCTTGGTATTAGAGATGACATTAGCTGAAAATATGGCGTTGCAAACGTATTACCAAGAGCCTTTAAGTAAAAACGGCTTTTTGAATTATGGTGAAATCAATGAAAAAGCGCGAGATTTAATCAAAGAATACGATGTGCGAACGACAAATGAATTGGTTCCAGCCAAAGCATTGTCTGGTGGTAATCAACAAAAAGCCATTATCGCCCGCGAAATTGATCGAAATCCAGACTTGTTAATTGTTGCTAACCCAACGCGCGGTTTGGATGTTGGTGCGATTGAATTTATTCACAAACGCTTAATTGAACAACGGGATAAATTTAAGGCTGTTTTATTAGTTAGCTTTGAACTAGAAGAAATTCTAAATGTTTCCGACCGAATTGTTGTGCTGCACGCTGGGGAAATTGTCGGGGAAGTTACACCGCAAGAAACGAGCGAAAAAGAACTTGGTTTATTAATGGCGGGCTATTCTTTAGAAGAAGCACGGGCAGAATTAGCCAAAGAAAGCACACAAGCGCAAACGGAGGAAGTAGGTGAGGCAGTTGAATAA
- a CDS encoding LacI family DNA-binding transcriptional regulator encodes MKMTIKQIAEMAGVSVTTVSQILNNKGTRFSNETRQRVWDIVNKYHYKPDFFASNLINRRSKTIGMIIPDVTDFFFSKVVEGAERYVNPLGYMIILCNSQQSQEKEITYLEELSHRSVDGVLFATPHLLPSGYEIGSPIYHNMPTILIDRGINQRSNGRLIVKDYEGAYQAVSYLIAQGHQNIGMLKESTGYYQLQERFNGYRHCLKDHGIAYKGRYVVENELTVAGGYQAAKELLRQKELTAIFCSNDSMAIGCYQAIYELGKKVPEDISVIGFDGLNLTEYVTPPLTTVLQPAFDIGFYAAKFLVDAIEFPKRRIPNKVFDTKLIIRESVMTLTSEE; translated from the coding sequence ATGAAGATGACCATTAAACAAATTGCGGAAATGGCAGGGGTATCTGTGACAACGGTTTCGCAAATTTTAAATAATAAAGGGACGCGCTTTAGTAATGAAACCAGGCAACGAGTCTGGGATATCGTAAATAAATATCACTATAAGCCTGATTTTTTTGCGTCTAATTTGATTAATCGTCGCTCAAAAACAATTGGGATGATTATTCCAGATGTGACAGATTTTTTCTTCTCAAAAGTAGTCGAAGGGGCAGAACGTTATGTTAATCCGCTTGGCTATATGATTATTTTGTGTAACTCCCAGCAAAGCCAAGAAAAAGAGATTACGTATTTAGAAGAACTTAGTCACCGTTCAGTAGACGGGGTTTTATTTGCAACGCCACATTTACTGCCAAGTGGCTATGAAATTGGGAGTCCAATTTATCACAACATGCCGACGATTTTAATTGATCGCGGGATTAACCAACGCAGCAATGGCCGTTTAATTGTCAAAGATTACGAAGGTGCTTATCAAGCCGTAAGTTATCTTATCGCACAAGGACACCAAAACATCGGTATGCTAAAAGAAAGTACCGGCTATTACCAATTGCAAGAGAGGTTTAATGGGTATCGCCATTGCTTAAAAGATCACGGTATCGCCTATAAAGGACGCTATGTGGTAGAAAATGAGTTAACAGTAGCTGGTGGTTACCAGGCTGCTAAGGAACTATTGCGACAAAAAGAATTAACAGCTATTTTTTGTAGCAATGATTCGATGGCAATCGGATGTTACCAGGCAATTTATGAATTAGGAAAAAAAGTGCCAGAAGATATTTCGGTGATTGGATTTGATGGCTTGAATTTGACGGAATACGTGACACCACCGTTAACTACCGTTTTGCAACCAGCTTTTGATATTGGTTTTTACGCCGCTAAATTTTTAGTCGACGCAATCGAGTTTCCCAAACGACGAATTCCGAATAAAGTATTTGATACTAAATTAATTATTCGTGAGAGTGTGATGACCTTGACAAGTGAGGAGTAA
- a CDS encoding class I SAM-dependent methyltransferase encodes MSDHYYTNQPNAAHDFAEFDFELKGRRLRFVTDSGVFSRNTIDYGSRVLIETFTANNLPAGALLDVGCGYGPIGLAIAATSDRFVEMVDVNERAIDLACGNASRNQIENVDIHTSDIYADVKKTSYAAILSNPPIRAGKKVVHAILSDAYSLLMPGGTLTVVIQKKQGAPSAEKKMQAVFGNCEILTKDKGYYILQSVKED; translated from the coding sequence ATGAGTGATCATTATTATACCAATCAACCCAATGCAGCCCACGACTTTGCTGAATTTGATTTTGAACTAAAAGGGCGCAGATTGCGCTTTGTGACCGATAGCGGCGTTTTTTCCCGCAATACAATCGATTATGGTTCGAGAGTTTTAATTGAAACCTTTACTGCTAATAATTTGCCCGCCGGAGCATTGCTTGATGTCGGCTGCGGCTATGGCCCGATTGGGTTGGCGATAGCGGCGACAAGCGATCGCTTTGTTGAAATGGTGGATGTTAACGAGCGGGCAATTGACTTAGCATGTGGCAATGCGAGCCGCAATCAAATTGAAAATGTCGACATTCATACAAGTGACATTTATGCAGACGTAAAAAAGACAAGCTATGCTGCAATTTTAAGTAACCCGCCAATTCGTGCCGGTAAAAAAGTTGTTCATGCTATCTTAAGCGATGCCTATTCCTTACTTATGCCAGGCGGCACATTGACTGTGGTCATTCAAAAAAAACAAGGTGCTCCTAGCGCCGAGAAAAAAATGCAAGCAGTCTTTGGCAACTGTGAAATTTTAACAAAAGACAAAGGCTACTATATTTTGCAAAGTGTAAAAGAAGATTAA
- a CDS encoding ABC transporter permease, with protein sequence MNNRSEKIRNLLVPVIAVLLGFIIGGIIMAAFGFNPIAGYSQMLKTAFLNPQTGAINPRNIGEIFVTAGPLIFTALGFSVANSAGFFNIGLSGQALCGWVASIWIALALPDAPKIVVLPLAIIVGALAGAIAAAIPGILRAFFGTSEVIVTIMMNYILLYTSTHIVNNVMDEKLMSNKGVTKMIGANGSLRTDFLTNISNHSRLNMGIFLALIFLVLVYFLMKKTTLGYEIRSVGLNPFASEYAGMSSKRTIIVSMVISGCLAGLGGVVQGLGTFQNFFIQGTSLSIGFDGMAVSLLGSGSSVGILLSALLFSVLKLGGQGMQVAGIPSELVDVDIAIIIFFVGISFVIRFALAKFFGPKKEVAVVTEVEASPSDQDEEGGKI encoded by the coding sequence TTGAATAATCGTTCTGAAAAAATCAGAAATCTCCTCGTACCGGTTATTGCGGTTTTACTTGGGTTTATCATAGGTGGCATTATTATGGCGGCCTTTGGTTTTAATCCGATTGCCGGTTATAGTCAAATGTTGAAGACCGCCTTTTTAAATCCGCAAACAGGTGCGATTAACCCGCGGAATATTGGGGAAATTTTTGTAACGGCGGGTCCGTTAATCTTCACAGCATTAGGGTTTTCGGTGGCAAATTCAGCCGGCTTTTTCAATATCGGTCTTTCGGGTCAGGCTTTATGTGGCTGGGTTGCTAGTATTTGGATTGCTTTGGCCCTGCCTGATGCGCCCAAAATCGTAGTTTTACCTTTAGCAATTATTGTTGGGGCTTTAGCTGGTGCAATCGCAGCGGCAATTCCTGGTATTTTACGCGCCTTCTTTGGTACAAGTGAAGTAATTGTAACCATTATGATGAACTATATTTTGCTTTATACAAGTACCCATATTGTCAACAATGTGATGGACGAAAAATTGATGAGTAACAAAGGGGTCACAAAAATGATTGGTGCAAACGGTTCGTTACGAACGGACTTTTTAACCAATATTTCCAATCATTCTCGGTTAAACATGGGGATTTTCTTAGCTTTGATTTTCTTGGTGTTGGTTTATTTCTTAATGAAGAAAACGACATTAGGTTATGAAATTCGCTCGGTGGGTTTGAACCCATTTGCGTCTGAATATGCCGGCATGAGTAGTAAACGGACGATCATTGTTTCAATGGTCATTTCTGGTTGTTTAGCTGGTCTTGGTGGTGTGGTTCAAGGTTTAGGTACATTCCAAAACTTCTTTATTCAAGGAACCTCTCTATCCATTGGTTTTGACGGAATGGCGGTTTCGTTACTAGGAAGCGGCAGTTCAGTAGGGATTTTATTGTCAGCATTACTGTTTAGTGTCTTGAAACTTGGCGGACAAGGGATGCAAGTTGCAGGTATTCCATCAGAATTGGTGGATGTGGATATTGCCATTATCATCTTCTTTGTCGGCATTAGCTTTGTTATTCGCTTTGCATTAGCAAAATTCTTTGGGCCTAAAAAAGAAGTTGCTGTCGTAACGGAAGTGGAAGCTAGTCCAAGCGACCAGGATGAAGAAGGAGGGAAAATCTAA
- a CDS encoding pyrimidine-nucleoside phosphorylase, with product MRMVDLIEKKRDGQLLSKEEIDFIITEYTKGDIPDYQMSALLMAIYFTDMTDEEITNLTLAMAHSGEVIDLSSIEGIKVDKHSTGGVGDTTTLVLAPLVASVGVPVAKMSGRGLGFTGGTLDKLEAIPGFKIEISDEEFIKIVNESKVAVIGQSGDLAPADKKLYALRDVTATVSSIPLIASSIMSKKIASGADAIVLDVTTGDGAFMRDIKDARRLAHTMVRIGNLANRQVMAVVSDMSQPLGEAIGNSLEVVEAIETLKGAGPADLVEMCYALGSQMVVLAKQAQTLQEAREMLEEALTSGKALTKFKEMIKKQGGDETVVDEPERLLTAQYEIKLPARKSGVVTKLVANEIGIAAMLLGAGRKTKEDEIDYAVGLKLHKKIGDKVAEGEALLTIYSNTEDVAAVEALLYQNIEIGATATEPPLIHDIITK from the coding sequence ATGCGAATGGTCGATTTAATCGAAAAGAAGCGTGATGGTCAATTGTTATCTAAAGAAGAAATTGACTTTATTATTACAGAATACACAAAAGGTGATATTCCAGATTATCAAATGAGCGCTTTGTTGATGGCGATTTATTTTACAGATATGACAGATGAAGAAATTACGAACTTAACTTTAGCGATGGCACATTCTGGAGAAGTTATCGATTTATCTTCAATTGAAGGAATCAAAGTAGATAAACATTCTACCGGTGGGGTGGGAGATACTACTACTTTGGTGCTCGCACCACTGGTGGCAAGTGTGGGAGTTCCTGTTGCAAAAATGTCTGGTCGTGGTTTGGGCTTTACTGGCGGGACGTTAGATAAATTAGAGGCCATCCCAGGTTTTAAAATTGAAATTTCAGACGAAGAATTTATTAAAATCGTAAACGAAAGTAAAGTGGCTGTGATTGGTCAATCAGGTGATTTGGCGCCAGCGGATAAAAAACTTTACGCTTTGCGGGACGTCACTGCAACCGTCAGCTCGATTCCGTTAATTGCCAGCTCAATTATGAGTAAAAAAATTGCTTCTGGTGCGGATGCCATTGTTTTAGATGTTACGACTGGTGATGGTGCTTTTATGCGGGATATAAAAGACGCACGGCGCTTGGCCCACACGATGGTGCGCATCGGCAATTTAGCCAATCGTCAAGTAATGGCGGTTGTTTCGGATATGTCACAACCTTTAGGTGAGGCAATTGGAAATAGCTTAGAAGTCGTTGAAGCGATTGAAACGCTAAAAGGCGCTGGACCGGCTGATTTAGTAGAAATGTGTTATGCATTGGGCAGCCAAATGGTCGTGTTAGCCAAACAAGCTCAGACGCTACAAGAAGCGCGGGAAATGTTAGAAGAAGCCCTGACTTCTGGTAAAGCACTAACAAAATTCAAAGAGATGATTAAAAAACAAGGCGGAGATGAAACCGTCGTAGATGAGCCAGAACGTTTACTAACTGCCCAATATGAAATAAAATTGCCAGCTAGAAAAAGTGGTGTTGTCACAAAATTAGTAGCCAATGAAATCGGTATTGCAGCAATGCTTTTAGGGGCAGGTCGTAAGACAAAAGAAGATGAAATCGATTATGCTGTCGGTTTAAAATTGCACAAAAAAATTGGTGATAAAGTTGCAGAAGGTGAGGCACTACTGACCATTTACAGCAATACAGAAGATGTTGCCGCTGTAGAAGCGTTACTTTATCAAAATATTGAAATTGGTGCGACGGCCACTGAACCTCCGCTAATTCACGACATCATCACGAAATGA
- a CDS encoding LacI family DNA-binding transcriptional regulator: MANIRDIAKLTGYSVTTISRVINNHPYVAEDKRQKVLQVMAELDYKPNRTAQNLSKGRTRNVGVIVPFVDHPFYNQLLKGIMRAAFAHQYKITLLPTNYDKKLEKSYLEELAAKSFDGLIVTTRANHMDVFLPYLKKNNIVFCEASGLKEISYVAIDLAKSLKESILYLKEQGVRRLGLTLGRSKRISGNSILTIEQSQKYFPNFSADNIFWDCIHAEDGIQAAEFFKEQAVDGIITNGDEVAAMILAQYPSDAQPLVIGRENLLVSQLLHFSTVDHQLKQCGKAAFQLFYDEKKAQITIPHQLIIR, translated from the coding sequence GTGGCAAACATCCGCGATATTGCAAAGCTAACGGGTTATTCGGTGACGACCATTTCACGGGTGATCAACAATCATCCCTATGTGGCAGAAGATAAGCGACAAAAAGTTTTGCAGGTAATGGCAGAGCTGGATTATAAACCGAATCGGACTGCGCAAAATTTAAGTAAAGGCCGGACGCGTAATGTGGGGGTCATTGTCCCTTTTGTAGATCATCCTTTTTATAATCAGTTATTAAAAGGCATTATGCGGGCCGCTTTTGCCCACCAATATAAAATTACATTACTGCCAACTAATTATGATAAAAAGCTAGAAAAAAGTTACTTGGAAGAGTTAGCTGCTAAAAGTTTTGACGGGTTAATCGTGACAACCAGAGCCAATCACATGGATGTTTTTTTACCTTACCTTAAAAAAAATAATATTGTTTTTTGTGAGGCTTCTGGCTTAAAAGAAATCAGTTATGTTGCCATTGATTTGGCTAAATCATTAAAAGAAAGCATCCTCTACTTAAAAGAGCAGGGGGTGAGGCGTTTAGGGTTAACTTTAGGCCGCAGTAAACGGATAAGTGGTAATTCTATTTTAACCATTGAACAAAGCCAAAAATACTTTCCTAATTTTTCAGCAGACAACATTTTTTGGGACTGTATTCATGCTGAAGACGGCATTCAAGCGGCAGAATTTTTTAAAGAGCAAGCAGTGGATGGAATTATCACCAATGGCGATGAAGTCGCTGCGATGATTTTAGCGCAATACCCTTCAGATGCACAGCCTTTGGTCATTGGTCGGGAAAATTTATTGGTGAGCCAACTCCTTCATTTTTCAACCGTTGATCATCAATTAAAGCAATGTGGCAAAGCAGCCTTCCAACTTTTTTATGATGAAAAAAAAGCGCAAATAACAATTCCACATCAGTTGATAATTCGATAA